One window of the Thermoleophilia bacterium genome contains the following:
- a CDS encoding TetR/AcrR family transcriptional regulator translates to MAKVQTPREDWIDAALKALAEGGPEAVRIEALAAGLGVSKGGFYWHFKNRQALLDEALDSWERDGTEDVIALLENDPADAREKLQRLFELAPSAEDMFEVDLALRDWARRDKDIAKLMHRVDDRRMTFLRSQFGEFCADEKDVEARSMLAYSLMIGSYFISAPHGDRSRSDVVQLAVDRLLGESWD, encoded by the coding sequence GTGGCCAAGGTCCAGACACCCCGCGAAGACTGGATCGACGCAGCACTGAAGGCCCTCGCAGAGGGAGGGCCCGAGGCGGTCCGAATCGAAGCGCTCGCGGCCGGCCTGGGAGTTTCCAAGGGTGGCTTTTACTGGCACTTCAAGAACCGGCAGGCGTTGCTCGATGAGGCGCTCGACAGCTGGGAAAGGGACGGGACCGAGGATGTCATCGCCCTCCTCGAGAACGATCCGGCAGACGCGCGGGAAAAGCTGCAGCGGCTCTTCGAACTGGCCCCGTCAGCCGAGGACATGTTTGAGGTCGACCTGGCACTCCGGGACTGGGCCCGCCGCGACAAGGACATCGCCAAACTCATGCACCGGGTCGACGACCGGCGCATGACGTTCCTGCGCTCACAGTTCGGGGAGTTCTGCGCGGATGAAAAAGACGTCGAAGCCCGCAGCATGCTTGCCTACTCGCTGATGATCGGCAGCTACTTCATCTCGGCCCCTCACGGCGACCGGTCCCGTTCCGATGTGGTCCAGCTCGCGGTCGACCGGCTGCTCGGCGAATCGTGGGATTGA
- a CDS encoding flavin monoamine oxidase family protein → MTEKLSRRSLIGAGAVAAAGAVIPASSSAAKKRGPSTRYDAVVVGAGLAGLMAARKLAAQGKKVKVLEARGRVGGRTLNHDIGGGDVIEVGGQWIGPTQDKLAKLASDLKVKTFKSYWTGEGVYYRNGERKLYDVTSPIPPDPDAGDAIGMVFKLDELGKAISRTSPWNSPNALEYDGQTLETFKLANTSSSGGRFLTDLATNAVWACEPRDISLLNVLFYISSAGNETTEGSFIRLTSTTDGAQESRFVGGSQRISIEMAKRLGKRVVLNAPVRRIEQHGKTCHVISDKGTFKARQVIVAVPPAVSAAITYDPILSFDRAQLIQRFPQGNAIKVQAVYPKPFWRDEGLSGYVNSDVGPVKLMYDNSPPDGSKGVLLGFIEGQEARRAGKMSPAKRKAAVLECFKRTIGTQAGKPKQYVEKNWASEEWTRGCYGGFLPPGVLTDYGPAIRKPCGRIHWAGAEHATIWNGYMDGALRSGEDAAKAVLKRL, encoded by the coding sequence ATGACCGAGAAACTTTCCCGACGCAGTCTGATCGGTGCGGGTGCCGTGGCCGCCGCCGGAGCGGTCATTCCCGCCTCCTCTTCTGCCGCGAAGAAGCGTGGTCCTTCCACGCGATACGACGCAGTCGTCGTCGGTGCCGGACTGGCCGGCCTGATGGCCGCGCGCAAGCTCGCCGCTCAAGGCAAGAAGGTCAAAGTGCTCGAGGCCCGTGGGCGGGTCGGCGGACGCACCCTGAACCACGACATCGGTGGCGGTGACGTGATCGAGGTCGGCGGGCAGTGGATCGGCCCGACCCAGGACAAGCTGGCCAAACTGGCCTCCGACCTGAAGGTCAAGACCTTCAAGAGCTACTGGACCGGCGAGGGCGTTTACTACCGGAACGGCGAGCGCAAGCTCTACGACGTGACCTCACCGATTCCGCCGGACCCGGATGCAGGCGACGCGATCGGCATGGTCTTCAAGCTGGACGAGCTCGGCAAGGCCATCTCGCGCACTTCACCCTGGAACTCCCCGAACGCGCTCGAGTACGACGGCCAGACCCTGGAGACCTTCAAGCTCGCCAACACCAGTAGCAGCGGCGGCCGCTTCCTCACCGACCTCGCCACCAACGCGGTCTGGGCCTGCGAGCCACGCGATATCTCCCTGCTCAACGTGCTCTTCTACATCTCCTCGGCCGGCAACGAAACGACCGAGGGCAGCTTCATCCGGCTCACCTCGACCACCGACGGCGCCCAGGAGTCACGTTTCGTCGGCGGATCGCAGCGAATCTCGATCGAGATGGCCAAACGCCTCGGCAAACGGGTCGTGCTGAACGCACCGGTGCGCCGGATCGAACAGCACGGCAAGACCTGCCACGTGATCAGCGACAAGGGCACCTTCAAGGCCAGGCAGGTGATCGTCGCTGTGCCGCCGGCCGTCAGCGCCGCGATCACTTACGACCCGATCCTGTCGTTCGACCGCGCCCAGCTGATCCAGCGTTTCCCCCAGGGCAACGCGATCAAGGTCCAGGCCGTCTACCCCAAGCCCTTCTGGCGCGACGAAGGCCTCTCCGGGTACGTCAACTCCGACGTCGGCCCGGTCAAGCTGATGTACGACAACTCCCCGCCCGACGGTTCCAAGGGCGTGCTGCTCGGATTCATCGAAGGCCAGGAGGCCCGCCGCGCCGGGAAGATGTCACCGGCCAAGCGCAAGGCCGCCGTGCTCGAGTGCTTCAAGCGCACGATCGGCACCCAGGCGGGCAAGCCCAAGCAGTACGTCGAGAAGAACTGGGCGAGCGAGGAATGGACCCGCGGCTGTTACGGCGGCTTCCTGCCACCCGGAGTGCTCACCGACTACGGGCCCGCGATCCGCAAGCCGTGTGGCCGCATCCACTGGGCCGGGGCCGAGCACGCGACGATCTGGAACGGCTACATGGACGGCGCGCTGCGGTCAGGCGAAGACGCCGCCAAGGCCGTGCTGAAACGCCTCTAG
- a CDS encoding homoserine O-acetyltransferase, with protein sequence MVVFDGDHPLTLDSGAQIKEVEVAYETYGELNVDASNAIFICHALSGDAHAAGLHEGDDPDRPGWWDNIIGPGRPLDTDRFFVICPNVLGGCKGTTGPSSIDPDTGDPYGLRFPLIQVRDLVTVHRALLAKLGIAKLLAAVGGSLGGMQALQWSIDHPGEIDGAVIVAASARLSAQNIAFSAVAREAIMRDPDFADGDYYATGKRPDRGLALARMIGHITYLSEESMREKFGRRIQDAEVPRYGFDVDFQVESYLHYQGQSFVERFDANTYLYLGRVMDYFDPFGDPVRLRTQLAQGDTGFLVLSFDSDWRFSTAHARDMTSELRAAGASVTFQEISSPHGHDSFLFDTPDYHRTVAGYIDRLAAAGD encoded by the coding sequence ATGGTCGTCTTCGACGGCGATCATCCGCTGACGCTCGACTCCGGTGCGCAGATCAAAGAAGTCGAAGTCGCCTACGAGACTTACGGCGAGCTGAACGTTGACGCGTCCAACGCGATCTTCATCTGTCACGCCCTCTCCGGTGACGCCCACGCCGCAGGACTCCACGAAGGTGACGATCCGGACCGTCCGGGCTGGTGGGACAACATCATCGGTCCTGGCCGGCCGCTCGACACCGACCGGTTCTTCGTCATCTGCCCGAACGTGCTCGGCGGCTGCAAGGGCACTACCGGCCCTTCTTCGATCGACCCCGACACCGGCGATCCCTATGGGCTGCGCTTCCCGCTGATCCAGGTCCGGGACCTGGTCACGGTCCACCGAGCGTTGCTCGCGAAGCTGGGGATCGCGAAACTGCTCGCTGCGGTCGGCGGGTCACTCGGCGGGATGCAGGCGCTCCAGTGGTCGATCGACCACCCGGGCGAGATCGACGGCGCCGTCATCGTCGCCGCCTCGGCCAGGCTGTCCGCTCAGAACATCGCCTTCTCGGCGGTCGCCCGCGAGGCGATCATGCGCGATCCCGACTTCGCCGACGGCGACTACTACGCAACCGGCAAGCGGCCTGATCGGGGGCTCGCGCTGGCCCGGATGATCGGTCACATCACCTACCTCTCCGAAGAGTCGATGAGGGAAAAGTTTGGCCGGCGCATCCAGGACGCGGAAGTACCGCGATACGGATTCGACGTCGACTTCCAGGTCGAGAGCTATCTCCACTACCAGGGGCAGTCCTTCGTCGAGCGGTTCGATGCCAACACCTACCTTTACCTCGGGCGGGTCATGGACTACTTCGATCCGTTTGGCGATCCGGTGCGGCTGCGAACCCAGCTCGCTCAGGGTGATACCGGCTTCCTGGTGCTCTCCTTCGACTCCGACTGGCGCTTCTCCACGGCGCACGCCCGCGACATGACCAGCGAGCTGCGGGCGGCCGGGGCGTCGGTGACCTTTCAGGAGATCTCCTCGCCCCACGGCCATGACTCGTTCCTGTTCGATACCCCCGACTACCACCGGACCGTCGCCGGCTACATCGACCGGCTGGCCGCGGCGGGCGACTGA
- the gluQRS gene encoding tRNA glutamyl-Q(34) synthetase GluQRS, whose amino-acid sequence MSPAPLATGPGRYAPSPTAKLHLGNLRTALIAWLAARSRGAGFLMRIEDLDRGRSREEWIGTQLKELELLGIDWDGEPVRQSERDGLYAEAVRQLEVDGLTYECFCTRAEIRDASSAPHGDLPEGAYPGTCANLTETELAEKRASSRPPALRVHASAASVTFQDLVCGETTGIVDDFVIRRNDGDHAYNLAVTVDDAAQAIDEVVRGADLLDSTPRQLWLYEHLGLRAPAAWAHVPLMLGDDGARLAKRHGAVTLEERLGGGESIEAIVGELAASAGLIEPGRAISARELIADFSWPSL is encoded by the coding sequence GTGAGCCCGGCCCCGCTCGCCACCGGCCCCGGGCGCTACGCGCCGAGCCCTACGGCCAAGCTCCACCTCGGCAACCTGCGCACGGCACTGATCGCCTGGCTTGCTGCCCGTTCCAGAGGGGCCGGGTTTCTGATGAGGATCGAAGACCTCGATCGCGGCCGCTCACGGGAAGAATGGATCGGCACCCAGCTGAAGGAGCTCGAGCTACTGGGCATCGACTGGGATGGGGAACCGGTCCGTCAGAGCGAGCGTGACGGGCTCTACGCGGAGGCGGTCCGGCAACTCGAGGTCGATGGTCTGACCTACGAATGCTTCTGCACCCGCGCCGAGATTCGCGATGCGTCATCAGCCCCGCACGGCGACCTGCCGGAGGGTGCCTACCCGGGGACCTGCGCGAACCTGACTGAAACCGAGCTCGCGGAGAAGCGCGCCTCGAGTCGTCCGCCGGCCTTGCGGGTCCACGCGAGCGCGGCCTCGGTCACCTTTCAGGATCTGGTCTGCGGCGAGACGACCGGAATCGTCGACGACTTCGTGATCAGGCGAAACGACGGCGACCACGCTTACAACCTCGCGGTTACGGTCGATGACGCCGCGCAGGCGATCGACGAGGTGGTGCGAGGAGCCGACCTGCTCGATTCGACTCCGCGGCAGCTCTGGCTCTACGAGCACCTCGGATTGCGCGCGCCGGCGGCCTGGGCGCACGTTCCGCTGATGCTAGGCGATGACGGCGCCCGCCTCGCCAAGCGCCACGGCGCGGTGACCCTGGAGGAACGCCTTGGGGGAGGCGAGTCAATCGAAGCGATCGTTGGCGAGCTGGCGGCCTCGGCCGGCCTGATCGAACCGGGCCGTGCGATCAGCGCTCGCGAGCTGATTGCGGACTTCAGCTGGCCAAGCCTGTGA
- a CDS encoding DUF393 domain-containing protein, whose protein sequence is MSKRPVLVYDGDCAFCQSSVNVLKRIGPDAEIVAWQLTDLAELGMTEQQAADAVQWVQTDGVVRSGHEAIAGALISAGGVWRAAGRLLLLPGISWVAVRAYRLVAKNRYRLPGGTPACDPPPGRH, encoded by the coding sequence ATGAGCAAGCGGCCGGTACTCGTCTACGACGGCGACTGCGCGTTCTGCCAGAGCAGCGTGAACGTCCTGAAACGGATCGGGCCCGACGCCGAGATCGTCGCCTGGCAACTCACCGATCTGGCTGAGCTGGGAATGACTGAGCAGCAGGCCGCCGACGCAGTCCAGTGGGTGCAGACCGACGGCGTCGTCCGCTCAGGACACGAAGCGATCGCCGGGGCCCTGATCTCGGCCGGCGGAGTCTGGAGGGCCGCCGGCCGTTTGCTCCTGCTGCCGGGAATCTCGTGGGTGGCAGTGCGCGCCTATCGACTGGTCGCGAAAAACCGGTACCGGCTACCCGGGGGCACCCCCGCCTGTGACCCACCGCCCGGGCGTCATTGA
- the metW gene encoding methionine biosynthesis protein MetW, whose product MRADLDIVAGMIGEGKTALDLGCGDGALLEALIERQDCRGFGVERDLDRFLSCIDRGVPVTRGDLEEELALAETSSLDVAVLSLTLQATRHPERVLEEMSRVAARQIVSLPNFAHWKLRATIALRGRMPVSPILPYEWYDTPNIHLCTLADFEGLVAQVGLRIEDRVLLDSNGHKAPAFTTRARNLLAEGAVYSLTTG is encoded by the coding sequence ATGCGAGCCGACCTCGACATCGTCGCCGGCATGATCGGCGAAGGCAAAACGGCGCTCGACCTCGGCTGCGGCGACGGAGCACTCCTCGAGGCATTGATCGAGAGGCAGGACTGCCGGGGTTTCGGTGTGGAACGCGACCTCGACCGGTTTCTCTCCTGCATCGATCGCGGCGTGCCGGTCACCCGGGGTGACCTCGAAGAAGAGCTCGCCCTCGCTGAGACCTCCTCGCTTGACGTGGCGGTGCTGTCGCTCACCCTCCAGGCAACCCGCCACCCGGAGCGGGTCCTCGAGGAGATGAGCCGGGTAGCCGCGCGCCAGATCGTCTCCCTGCCCAACTTCGCCCACTGGAAGTTGCGGGCCACGATCGCCCTGCGCGGCCGCATGCCGGTTTCGCCGATCCTGCCGTACGAGTGGTACGACACCCCCAACATCCACCTCTGCACCCTGGCCGATTTCGAAGGGCTGGTCGCGCAAGTCGGCCTGCGGATCGAAGACCGGGTGCTGCTCGATTCGAACGGGCACAAAGCTCCGGCCTTTACAACCCGCGCCCGCAATCTCCTGGCGGAAGGCGCGGTCTACTCGCTGACCACTGGCTGA
- a CDS encoding pentapeptide repeat-containing protein, with amino-acid sequence MPSMRILIASAVLLAALVSVPATQAKKVNGCVLKPKAKCASKKLNWKLSFHGKLNGANFRKTKLRGADLRNANLKGADLRFADLTSADLTGASLKGAKLKGAVLNNINFTDTDITGANLAAVEAENSRFYGAELKNSVMSNGNFSNANFYGADFTNANLAGSNSPPPPPPFSNAKPKTTTNLINANLWGATLAGTDLTNVNLENANLYGVVASPAPANFTGALLYSANLSSAIFDGANFTNAFMHASSIQITSLNGANFTNASLGSVVILNSSFLGANFTGAIFPRAVWINVTCPDGTTQSTACAP; translated from the coding sequence ATGCCCTCTATGCGGATCCTCATCGCTTCTGCCGTCCTGCTGGCCGCATTGGTCAGCGTCCCCGCGACCCAGGCCAAGAAGGTAAATGGCTGCGTGCTCAAGCCGAAAGCCAAGTGCGCTTCGAAGAAGCTCAACTGGAAACTCAGCTTCCACGGCAAGCTCAACGGAGCGAACTTCCGCAAAACGAAGCTTCGTGGAGCGGACCTCAGGAACGCCAATCTCAAGGGTGCGGATCTCCGCTTCGCCGATCTCACCAGCGCCGACCTCACCGGGGCCTCTCTGAAGGGCGCGAAACTGAAGGGTGCAGTTCTCAACAACATCAACTTCACCGACACGGACATCACCGGGGCCAACCTGGCCGCGGTGGAAGCCGAAAATTCACGTTTCTATGGAGCCGAACTCAAGAATTCGGTGATGAGCAACGGCAATTTCAGCAACGCCAACTTCTACGGTGCGGATTTCACCAACGCGAACCTGGCCGGCTCGAACTCCCCACCCCCGCCGCCGCCGTTCTCCAACGCGAAGCCCAAGACGACCACCAACCTGATCAACGCCAATCTCTGGGGAGCGACGCTCGCCGGCACCGATCTGACCAACGTCAACCTCGAGAACGCGAATCTCTATGGCGTGGTTGCCTCACCGGCCCCGGCAAACTTCACCGGCGCCCTGCTCTACTCGGCGAACCTCAGCAGCGCGATCTTCGACGGGGCGAACTTCACCAATGCCTTCATGCACGCCAGCTCGATCCAGATCACATCCCTCAACGGGGCGAACTTCACGAACGCGTCGCTGGGGTCGGTCGTGATCCTGAACTCGAGTTTTCTGGGAGCGAATTTCACCGGCGCGATCTTTCCCCGGGCCGTCTGGATCAACGTCACCTGTCCTGACGGCACAACTCAGAGCACAGCCTGCGCTCCCTAG
- a CDS encoding DUF2867 domain-containing protein — protein MRLPNTAHDSERWRIDEIVPDFTLLDVWALPAKGGPGEFPDLLEVMNSIDPAGGDSVPAKALWKLRDELGKWFGLGRTSTSTDHTANDEVLPIPGAEELTLADRLPEDLQGTVSAEEFRPDSPFTPLYLTDDETAAEISNQTVHGVMHLAWAEQEDGRFQGLMSVYVKPRGRFGDGYMALIGPFRHWIVYPALMRQIEVAWDARVPTESGLKGTPRPRT, from the coding sequence ATGAGACTGCCGAACACCGCACACGACTCCGAACGCTGGCGCATCGACGAGATCGTGCCGGACTTCACCCTGCTCGACGTCTGGGCGCTGCCGGCGAAGGGTGGACCCGGCGAATTTCCCGACCTGCTCGAAGTGATGAACTCGATCGACCCGGCTGGAGGCGACTCAGTCCCGGCCAAGGCACTATGGAAGTTACGTGACGAACTCGGAAAATGGTTCGGCCTCGGCCGGACTTCAACCTCTACTGACCACACTGCCAATGACGAGGTCCTGCCGATCCCGGGGGCAGAAGAACTCACCCTCGCCGACCGGCTGCCGGAGGATCTGCAGGGAACGGTGTCGGCCGAGGAGTTCCGCCCGGACAGTCCGTTCACCCCGCTCTACTTGACCGACGACGAAACCGCGGCGGAGATCTCGAATCAGACGGTCCACGGCGTGATGCACCTGGCCTGGGCCGAGCAGGAGGACGGCCGCTTCCAGGGGCTGATGTCTGTTTACGTCAAGCCACGCGGCCGGTTCGGGGACGGGTACATGGCCCTGATCGGTCCGTTCCGGCATTGGATCGTCTACCCGGCCCTGATGCGACAGATCGAAGTGGCCTGGGACGCACGCGTTCCGACCGAAAGCGGCCTAAAGGGCACGCCACGACCGCGGACCTGA
- a CDS encoding methyltransferase domain-containing protein, with the protein MESKTINPVDFREAQHKHWDSAAVGWKEWSEFNDSADGHISERLVELADVQSGSRVLDVAAGYGEPALTAARKAGPEGRVVATDISAEMLAFGRERAATAGLGNVEFMESDASSLDFPHASFDAAVSRWGIIFEPDAEAAAGRIRGFLKPGARMAISSWGEPDQVPFLSIPMRTTMERLDVPPAPAGTPGPLSRPTPAAIGGLLEGGGFSKVAVEQDEVTFEFDSPEHFTAYIRAIAAPIRAMIEQHAGEAQEEAWDAITQAAADAGGGSKPLSFSNVVLLASATA; encoded by the coding sequence ATGGAATCCAAGACGATCAACCCGGTCGACTTCCGCGAGGCGCAGCACAAGCACTGGGACTCTGCTGCGGTGGGATGGAAGGAGTGGAGCGAGTTCAATGACAGCGCAGACGGGCACATCAGCGAGCGGCTGGTGGAGCTCGCTGATGTGCAGTCGGGAAGCCGGGTCCTGGACGTCGCCGCCGGCTATGGCGAGCCGGCGCTCACCGCCGCGCGTAAGGCCGGCCCGGAGGGCCGCGTTGTGGCCACGGACATCTCCGCCGAGATGCTCGCGTTCGGGCGTGAACGCGCGGCGACGGCCGGCTTGGGCAACGTCGAGTTCATGGAGTCGGACGCCTCCAGCCTCGATTTTCCGCACGCGAGCTTCGACGCCGCCGTCTCGCGCTGGGGAATCATCTTCGAGCCTGACGCGGAGGCCGCCGCGGGGCGCATCCGAGGCTTCCTCAAGCCGGGCGCGCGGATGGCGATCAGCTCGTGGGGCGAGCCCGATCAGGTCCCCTTCCTCTCGATTCCGATGAGGACGACGATGGAGCGGCTGGACGTGCCCCCGGCCCCGGCCGGAACGCCCGGACCCCTCTCCCGGCCCACCCCCGCTGCCATCGGCGGGTTACTCGAAGGAGGTGGGTTCTCGAAGGTCGCCGTGGAGCAGGACGAGGTCACCTTCGAGTTCGACTCCCCGGAGCACTTCACCGCCTACATCAGGGCGATCGCCGCCCCGATCCGGGCGATGATCGAGCAGCACGCAGGCGAGGCCCAAGAAGAGGCATGGGACGCGATCACGCAGGCCGCAGCGGATGCGGGGGGTGGCTCAAAGCCGCTGAGCTTCTCGAACGTGGTGCTGCTCGCCTCGGCAACCGCCTAG